From a single Oreochromis niloticus isolate F11D_XX linkage group LG3, O_niloticus_UMD_NMBU, whole genome shotgun sequence genomic region:
- the LOC100692110 gene encoding ladderlectin isoform X1 yields MKMFPVCVFVCAVMILTHAAGEYFLPEGRTATNQTVKRHLVKRSSDCPGGWTMLRGRCFLYVPRRFTWAIAERNCLSMGANLASVHSSTEYHMIQHLIVIASHDYQETWIGGSDAQEEKAWFWSDGTAFRYSNWCRGEPNNYRHNQQCLQINHSGSKCWDDVGCQVHRPSVCVKKM; encoded by the exons ATGAagatgtttcctgtgtgtgtgtttgtttgtgctgtgATGATTCTGACCCATGCTGCTGGTGAGTATT TTCTCCCTGAAGGAAGGACTGCAACTAATCAAACAG tcAAAAGGCACCTGGTCAAGAGGTCCTCGGATTGTCCTGGTGGTTGGACTATGTTGCGTGGTCGCTGCTTCCTCTACGTTCCAAGGCGCTTCACATGGGCTATAGCAGAG AGAAACTGCTTGTCCATGGGGGCCAACCTTGCATCTGTACACAGCAGCACAGAGTACCATATGATTCAGCACCTTATAGTGATTGCCAGTCATGACTACCAAGAAACTTGGATTGGAGGAAGTGATGCACAGGAG GAGAAGGCTTGGTTTTGGTCTGATGGAACGGCTTTTCGCTATTCAAACTGGTGCCGAGGAGAGCCGAATAATTACAGGCACAACCAGCAGTGTCTGCAAATTAATCATAGCG GTTCCAAGTGCTGGGATGATGTAGGGTGTCAGGTACATCGACCTTCTGTTTGTGTtaagaaaatgtga
- the LOC100692110 gene encoding ladderlectin isoform X2, translating into MKMFPVCVFVCAVMILTHAAVLPEGRTATNQTVKRHLVKRSSDCPGGWTMLRGRCFLYVPRRFTWAIAERNCLSMGANLASVHSSTEYHMIQHLIVIASHDYQETWIGGSDAQEEKAWFWSDGTAFRYSNWCRGEPNNYRHNQQCLQINHSGSKCWDDVGCQVHRPSVCVKKM; encoded by the exons ATGAagatgtttcctgtgtgtgtgtttgtttgtgctgtgATGATTCTGACCCATGCTGCTG TTCTCCCTGAAGGAAGGACTGCAACTAATCAAACAG tcAAAAGGCACCTGGTCAAGAGGTCCTCGGATTGTCCTGGTGGTTGGACTATGTTGCGTGGTCGCTGCTTCCTCTACGTTCCAAGGCGCTTCACATGGGCTATAGCAGAG AGAAACTGCTTGTCCATGGGGGCCAACCTTGCATCTGTACACAGCAGCACAGAGTACCATATGATTCAGCACCTTATAGTGATTGCCAGTCATGACTACCAAGAAACTTGGATTGGAGGAAGTGATGCACAGGAG GAGAAGGCTTGGTTTTGGTCTGATGGAACGGCTTTTCGCTATTCAAACTGGTGCCGAGGAGAGCCGAATAATTACAGGCACAACCAGCAGTGTCTGCAAATTAATCATAGCG GTTCCAAGTGCTGGGATGATGTAGGGTGTCAGGTACATCGACCTTCTGTTTGTGTtaagaaaatgtga